The sequence ATGGTTAGATGTCTCTGCACAGACTACGGCTGGGACGGGTATTGCATTGCTTCTGTGCGGGTGTTCATTCCATTCATCTCCGGAATTGATCCGTGCCTGCAGCCAGAGTGCTTCTTCCAGTCACTCCCTGCTGGCACCATAGAAATCGGTCGACCGAAGATCTCAGCCAGGGGCCCGTCCGTATTATGTGCGTCCGTAcgttgtgtgtgtgtgtgtatgtatgtatgtatgtttgtatgtacagtacatgcACCGATCAGCGGAGATCCTTCCAGAGATTCCACGGACCTACCAGCTTACGCATCCGTCATATGCCCAAAAAGTACGTGTTACACATCCCTTACCTGTTGTTTGCCAGGATGTCAAGGCTGAAGAGATCATAGTAACGAAGGATACGATGTTCTCTTACCATCTCTCAAAGACGTTAGTCCCGCAAATCTCGGGAATTATACACATACCTGGGTTAGACTCTCAGTCTCCGCACGATTCGAGGGATCGCCGGCTGGGCCTCCTCCCCATTAAACTATCTCTCCAGACTTTCTGCCTTTGAATTCGTGGGGAAAGTTGGTGATAAGGTCAAGAGGTAACAGACAAAGGTGAAAAGCAACTCTATCGAGACTATCGATCAAGCCTGATTGGCTCCTTCAAGGAAGAACGCTGCTGTTGGCGTTCGGATGTCATGGAGCTCGATTAGGCGAAACACCTGGTCACTTGCTGTAGACGTTACATCTTCGATGGAGAGTTTGGAGAGCGCCGGAAAGTCTCCTCGTAACTTTCCTCCAATGGCATCTCGCAAATCGCAACACCTGACGTCATGGAGGTGTGGATCAGAAAATTCAATGCAAACCTTGAAACGGATATTTTTGTGCCTTGTGCGGGCTTATGCCTCTTATGGAGAGACATGGGGAGTGGCGGCCAGCACTTTGTGCGCGCCACTCTCAGACGGAGTCTTGCCCTCCGATCCCGCATAGCTTAATTCTGTTTCGCCGGAAAACCCGTTGGGTTCACACCCGCTGCCGGTGCGAATTGGAAGAACCTGCAGCGGTATATATTCCACCTCTTCCCAGCCGCCGGTGCCCCGTTGTCTCAACATGGTGTCACACACACATATCCCACACATATTCTTTCTCCCTGTGGGCCAAGCACCTGTATAAAGGAAGATAAAGTTTTTGGGTTATCAGGACCAGCAGTAGGCCTTTCGAGAATGGCGATCACAGCAGGGACTGATACAAAACCAGTTGAGGGGCTCGGAGGAGATGGATTGGTCCATGAGAGAGGTGATATCGAGAAAGACACCCAGAGTGTGGAATATCTACCCGGCTACGATGTCAGACAGAACGATCAGAACGACCCGTTTGGCAATGAAGAGTTCGCGGACGTCAAGTACAAAGTGATGACTTGGTGGTAAGCATTGAAGATTTTCGACGTCACTTCGCAGCGGCAAAGCTAACCGGCGCTCCAGGCAATGCGGAATGAGTACGCACAGCCAACTTGTGTTTGACGAATTGAAAGAGCCATGATTAACATCTCACAACCTTTTTCTCATAGTCATGATTGCGGAGACCATTTCCCTCGGGATTTTATCATTGCCTTCGGCGGTGGCAGCTTTGGGCCTGGTTCCTGCTATCATAATTATTATTGGGTTGGGCATAATAGCGACCTACACTGGATACGTTATCGGCCAATTCAAGATGAGGTATCCGCATGTCCATAACATGGCGGATGCCGGAGAAATCCTCTTTGGGCGCATTGGACGTGAGATTCTTGGAGGAGCCCAGCTTCTCTTCCTGATATTCATCATGGGCAGCCATGTGCTCACGTTCATTGTGATGGCAAATACCATCAGTGATCATGGAACCTGCAGCATTGTATATGGCGTTGTGGGCATGATCGTCTCGCTCATCTGCACGTTGCCACGGACGTTGAAGAACGTATCCTGGCTATCGATTTCATGTATGATGACTCACATCAAGTTCCTGAGAGATGATCGCAGGCGGTGCTAACCACCTATTGTACAGCGTTCATCAGTATCTTCGCTGCGGTGATGATAACTATGATCGCGATCGGTATCCAGCGGCCGGGAAAACAGGTCGACGCCACGGTCGAAGCAAGCTTCTATCACGCTTTCCTCGCGGTGACGAACATCATCTTTGCATATGGTATGCCACTCTTTCTGGTAGTGGGAGACAGGGTTGAATCTCAGACCCTAACTTTTTGACAGCTGGTCACGTTGCCTTCTTCGGGTTCATCTCTGAGCTGAAAGAACCCGAAGGGTATCCCAAAGCCTTATACTTGCTCCAGACGACAAATACCATACTATATACCGTCACTGCGGTGGTGATCTATAGATATGGAGGAAGAGATGTCGCCTCTCCAGCACTGGGGTCCACGGGCCCTATCGTCCGAAAAGTAGCGTATGGGATTGCCATACCGACGGTGAGTCTGCTCCTACAGTCATCAATGGACGGCGACATACACACCTTGCACGCTGATAGGAACTAAACATTGCTTAGATTGTGATCGCTGGTGTGATCAACGGCCACGTTGCCGTGAAGTACATATATGTGCGGATTTTCCGCGGCACTGATCACATGTCCAAGAGAAACTTCCTATCGATTGGCACCTGGGTTGGTCTTGCAGTACTGTTGTGGGTGCTCGCTTGGATTATCGCAGAGGCGATCCCGGTGTTCAACAACCTCCTAAGCTTGATTGTAAGTTTTGATATCATTCTGCGCAGGATGGAACGACCTATGCTAACAACAGATGACGATAGACCGCGCTGTTTGCCAGTTGGTTCACTTGTAAGTTGAACCCACCCTCCCCACCCCCCCCGAGTCTTTAGTGAAAAGCCTGAGCAGGCTTTGTTGTCTGAAGCGTTGCTGATCGAATTGATCCCAGACGGACTTAGCGGCGTTTTCTGGCTCTATCTGAACTACGGCAAGTACACATCATCGCCGAGAAAGATATTCCTCACGGTGTTGAATGTGTTTGTGTTTTGCGCAGGTGCTGCAATTGTACGTGGCTGAATTTCCCCCCTAGACCCCCCAGGAGGGTCTGTCTTGCTTTAAGACGAGGCTCACCACAGCTAACGATGTGGCGATGTAGTGCGGATTGGGCCTGTATGTCTCCGGACGGGCGATACACGAGAGTTCCAGCGGCGCTTCATTTTCGTGTGCGAACAATGCTTGAGTCATGTTACCGTGAAGCGttgcatttttttttcctttttttcccttaaTGGACTGGTTTTGAATTTGTCCACATCCTCGCATCTGACGCTATCCGGTTTGGCGAACGGCGAACCAAATTATCCTAACACCGAAGCCGAATGATACCCCATGAGCAGTTGTAAGATAGAGCGACGTGTATATAGAGCTACCTAGAAAGCATGGGATTACtatccttcttttttctcttctcatcgTTCGATTCATCCCTATACGTTTGCTTAAGAGAGTCCTTTCTAGTAATCGTGTTGGTTCGTCT is a genomic window of Coccidioides posadasii str. Silveira chromosome 3, complete sequence containing:
- a CDS encoding uncharacterized protein (EggNog:ENOG410PHHD~COG:E~TransMembrane:11 (i66-85o91-115i149-171o177-193i200-224o239-263i275-297o317-336i357-378o390-411i423-446o)~BUSCO:7678at33183); the encoded protein is MAITAGTDTKPVEGLGGDGLVHERGDIEKDTQSVEYLPGYDVRQNDQNDPFGNEEFADVKYKVMTWWQCGMIMIAETISLGILSLPSAVAALGLVPAIIIIIGLGIIATYTGYVIGQFKMRYPHVHNMADAGEILFGRIGREILGGAQLLFLIFIMGSHVLTFIVMANTISDHGTCSIVYGVVGMIVSLICTLPRTLKNVSWLSISSFISIFAAVMITMIAIGIQRPGKQVDATVEASFYHAFLAVTNIIFAYAGHVAFFGFISELKEPEGYPKALYLLQTTNTILYTVTAVVIYRYGGRDVASPALGSTGPIVRKVAYGIAIPTIVIAGVINGHVAVKYIYVRIFRGTDHMSKRNFLSIGTWVGLAVLLWVLAWIIAEAIPVFNNLLSLITALFASWFTYGLSGVFWLYLNYGKYTSSPRKIFLTVLNVFVFCAGAAICGLGLYVSGRAIHESSSGASFSCANNA